Genomic segment of Fibrobacter sp. UWEL:
AGAGAACCTTGTTGGTTTCGCCGTTGAATGCGTTTACAGCGCCGATCAACATGTTGTTGGAAATGTTTTCCAAGTGACCACGGTAGTTGAGCCACGGACCAGCCATAGAAATGTGGTCGGTGGTGCACTTGCCCTTGGCCTTGATCAGGATCGGAGCGCCCATAATGTCCTTGCCGTCCCATGCTGCAAACGGAGCCAGAACCTGGAGGCGCTTGCTTTCGGGGTTGATGGTCACGGTGATGGAGGAACCGTCTTCTGCAGGAGCCTGGTAGCCAGCGTCCTTCACGTCGAAGCCCTTAGGCGGCAGTTCGCACTGTTCAGGAGGATCCAGCTTAACAGCCTTGCCTTCCATGTTAGTGAGAGTGTCGGTCATGGGGTTGAAGCGGATGTCGCCAGAGAGGGCGGCAATCACAGCCATCAGCGGAGAAGCAACGAAGGCGTGGGTGTTGGGGTTGCCATCAGCGCGCTTTGCAAAGTTACGGTTGAAGGAGTGAACGATGGTGTTCAGTTCCTTCTTGTCGGCACCAGCACGGTCCCAACGGCCAATGCAAGGACCGCAAGCGTTGGTCATGATGGTTGCGCCGAACTGCTTGAACAAGTCGATGAGGCCATCGCGTTCTGCAGTGTAACGGACCTGTTCGGAACCCGGGTTGATGATGAGCGGGCACTTGGGGGTAAGACCCTTGGCCAGAGCCTGCTTGATCATGCTTGCTGCCATGAAGAGGTCTTCGTAGCTGGAGTTGGTGCAGGAACCGATGAGAGCTGCAGAAACCACCGGAGTAGATTCCGGCTTGGCTTCAGTAGCCTTGATAGATTCTGCCATGTCGGTGACGGCGAATGCGCGGTCCGGGCTGAAGGGGCCATTGTAATGGGGAACGAGTGTGGAAAGGTCGATTTCCACAACGCGGTCGAAGTACTTTTCCGGTTCAGCTTCAACTTCCGGGTCAGCCTTCAGGTGTTCTGCAATCTTGTCGGCAGCGGCAGCAACGTCTGCGCGGCCAGTGACCTTCAGGTAGCGGCTCATGGAATCGTCGTAGCTGAAGGTAGAGCAGGTTGCGCCCACTTCTGCGCCCATGTTAGCGATGGTTGCCTTGCCGGTAGCGGAGAGGCTGCGTGCGCCTTCGCCGAAGTATTCGATAATAGCGTTGGTGCCACCCTTAACAGTCAGGATGCCAGCCAGCTTCAGGATAATGTCCTTAGCGGTTGCGAAGCCCTGGAGCTTGCCGGTGAGCTTCACACCGATCAACTTGGGGTACTTCAATTCCCAGGGGAGGCCAACCATGGCGTCCACAGCGTCAGCACCGCCAACGCCGATAGCCAGCATACCGAGACCACCTGCGTTCACAGTGTGGGAGTCGGTACCGATCATCATGCCACCGGGGAATGCGTAGTTTTCGAGAACCACCTGGTGAATAATGCCTGCGCCCGGGAGCCAGCAGTCAATGCCGTACTTGGCGGAAACGGACTGGAGGAAGTCATACACTTCCTTGCTGTCGGTCTTTGCCTTGGGAAGGTCAATTTCCACACCTTCCTTAGCGATAATCAAGTGGTCGCAATGTACAGAACTTGGAACAGCGACCTTGGATTTTCCAGCAGTTGTAAACTGGAGGAGGGCCATCTGGGCGGTTGCGTCCTGCATGGCGACGCGGTCTGGGTTAAATTCGGCAAAGTCAGTACCACGAGCATAGGTCTTGGATTCTGCGCCAGCGATCAAGTGGCTGTACAAAATCTTTTCGGCCAAGGTGAGGGGGCGGCCCAGCTGCTTGCGGGCTTCTGCCACACGACCGGGGATACGGGCGTAGGTGGCCTGAATCATGTCGAAATTAAAAAGCATAGTTACCTCTGTTTGATTTTAACGGCCAAAATTTAGAAAAATGAAAAAATCGGCCGGGGATATCCGACCGATGATTTACAAAAACCATGCCAAAAGAGCTTCTTACGGATTTTCTGGAACAGCTATGGGGGTAAAGGAAATGTTGGTGATCTGATGGCTCTGGACTTCTCCGTAGCAGCAGGGGAATTCTTGCTGGAGAATAGGACTTGCTTCCTTGGAGGTGACTGCGTCCAGTGTGATGGTTACCTGAAGGTTGTATTCCTTTCCGATTTCCGCATTGCTACAGGTTCCCTTGGTGGTAACAGCTTTCTTGCTGTCGTTAATCAGAAGGGCGTAATTACATTCCTTTTCGGCCTCAGGATCTTCGTTTACAGCTAGGGACATGTCCTGAACCTTCGCCTTGAATTCAAGGACGATAGATTCCCCGCAGGTAACGTCCTTCCTGGATTGCTGAGAGGCGGTCATCAAATAGATGGGGGAGGTGCAGCTGGATCGCATTACCTTTACGCCGGGCTGGAACAACTGGAGAATGTTGAAGTTCCCTAGTACTGCAGGAGTGCAACCATCAGATGCTTTCTGGATTTCCTTGGGTGTATTGTCCTGATTGAATGCCAAGGCTCCGCAGAAAGACTCGCTTAGTTCCTTTATCTGGAATTTTTCGGTATGGGCGCTGTCCATCTGGATAGAAACATCCAGTACACCGCCGTTTCCTTCTTCACAGCAACAGTCGGAACATCCCATGTTTTTCAGGGATGTTTCGTAGTAGGGCTTAAATGTGGTTCCCGTTACGGTTCCGTTCATTTCAGAAAGCTTTTGAGTGCTTTCGTTCACGACAATTTTATTGCCGGTGGTGTCCTGAATGCATTTTACCTTGGCAATGCTGGTAGAGCCTACTGTCCTGAATTGGAATCGAGAACCCTTTTCCGGAAGTGTTGCCAGGGTGGCGCTTGCATAAAGAACCGTAGAATCTGGGTTTTCTGTAACGTTGGCGGTCCACCAGATGTCACCTCGGGTGAATTCTGCTATTCTGGAATTGAGCTTTTTATACTCTTCTACGGTGGGAAGTCTGTATCCTGTAGGGCAGGCGCTGATGGCGTCCATCCAGGTGTAATGATTCTCGATGACTTCGTTTATTTCCTTGACCGTGTCCGCCAGGGTAATTAGACGTGCCGTTGCTAAATACTGAGTAAGGGTGTCCTTGACAACGGGAGCATTGCCGTTGGAGCTTGATGTTTTATCCGTGGATGTCTTATCTCCGCATGCGCAGAGGCAGAGTGCTGCGGCTAAAGAAATGAGATGTATTTTTTTCATAGTAGAATTTCCAATTGCTCAAAATATAACAACAATACTTTTTCTATCTTCTGCTTCCTAAAAAGTAGAGGAGCAGTTTTTTATGGCAAATATTGTGGATGCAGGGGTCCTGGACAGGGAATTGAATGCCGAACAGGCCGCTGCCGCAAAGAAAATCGACGGTCCTATGCTGATTCTTGCTGGCGCAGGTTCTGGAAAGACCCGTGCCATCACTTACAAGATTGCCCATATCGTCTCCTGCCATAATGTGGAATCCGACCGAATTCTGGCGGTGACCTTCACCAATAAGGCTGCCCGCGAAATGAAGGATCGTATCCAGAAACTCCTGGATGCACGACTGAATTTCAGCTGGATGGGAACGTTCCACTCGGTCTGCCTCAAGATGTTGAAACTTTGCCTCTCCAAGGAATCTGTGGTGGCCGCCATGTCCGATTCCACCGGCAAGTGGTTTGACGGCAACTTCTCCATCTATGACGATGACGACCAGAAACGCATCCTGAAGGAAATCATGAAGGCGGACAACGAAAATGTGGAAGCCTCCGACATTAAGAAGGTCCATTCCGCGATTTCCCGCTTCAAGAATACGGTTCTCTATAAGGGTGGATTTGCAACCCTGCAGACTCCGGAAGTGGCCAAGGAACGCGCTGACTATCCCGACGAAGAACTGAGAGCCAAGTATTATGGCCTCTACCAGAAGAAACTCCGCGAATCTAACGCCATGGATTTTGATGACCTGCTGTTTAACACCGTCCTGATGCTGCAGCGCCAGCCTAAGCTGGCGGAACAGTTGGCCCAGCGTTTCAGGTATGTAGTGGTGGACGAATACCAGGATACCAACGACGTTCAGTACGAGTTGCTGAAACTCCTGATCAATGACCAGCGGAACGTGACCGTGGTGGGCGATGACGACCAGAGTATTTATGGCTGGCGCGGTGCCAACATCAAGATTATCCGTAATTTCCATCAGGATTTTGCTCCTGTGACCGTGGTAAAGCTGGAACGTAACTATCGCTCTACTTCCAATATCGTCCAGGGGGCAGGCTCTGTCATTGCTCATAATATCCGCCCCGAGGGTATGGAAAAGGTGGTGTTCTCCAAGGAAGAAGCAGGTGAACTGATTCACGTCCGTAATTTTATGGACGATCGCGGTGAAGCTTCTGCCATTGCAGATACCATCGCCAAGGCGGGTCCTGATTTCTATGCCAAGACAGCAGTGTTTTATCGCACGAATGCCCAGTCCCGTGCTCTTGAAAAGGCTTTGAATGATCGCCGTATTCCGTCTGTGATTTTCGGTGGAACCCGGTTCTGGGACCGCAAGGAAATCAAGGATATTCTGGCCTACTTGCGTCTTCTTTCCAATGATCGTGACGATGCCGCTTTCCTTCGCGTGATCAATACGCCTCCTCGTGCCATCGGTAAAACCACCGTGGAAAACATTCTTGAAAAGGAACGTATGGGTGAAGGCTCCTTCTGGGAAAATCTTCTGGAAGAAGCAAATGGCTTAAGCCGCTCCGCTCCTAAGCTCCGAGGCTTTACGGACTTGATCCTTACCTGGAAGGACTTAATCAAGTCTGGCGAAACTCCGCTGCCTATTCTTGCCGAACGCATTATCAATGACATTGGCTATAAGGAATTCCTCCGTAAGGAAGACGAAATTACCGCTGATGAGCGCATTGGCAACTTGGACGAAATGGTGAACGCCATTCGTGAATTTGACGAAGATCATCCGGGTGCAACTCTGGAGGCCTTCCTTCAGGATATTTCCCTCTTGACCGATGGAGACAAGAAGGTGGATACCTCCAAGGGACTTGTAACCCTCATGACCATTCATATGGCCAAGGGCCTTGAATTCAATACGGTCCATATTGCAGGCTGCGACGAGGAAATCTTCCCTCTGGTTCGCGGCGGAATGATGGCGTCTTCCCAGGAAATGAACGAGCAGATGGAAGAAGAACGCCGTCTGTTCTACGTGGGATGTACTCGTGCGGAAAAAATTCTGTACCTGTACCATGCTGAACGTAGGTTCTTCCAGGGTAATATCCGCCCCTTCGCTCCTTCCAGATTTTTAAAGGAATTGGATCCTTCCGTAGTGGACGTTCAAGAATCCGGAGGCTTTGGCGATAGTTTCAACGATTTCAATCAGGACTATCCCCGTCAGGGCGGTTTCTCCAGACCCATGCGCCCCTCTTTCCCGTCTTCCTCCGGCTCCTCTTTCCCCAGACGTCCCAGTCCCTCCGGAAATTCTTTCTCCGGCAGGTCCAGTAGCTTTGGAAACAATGGCGGAAACAGCTTTAACAACGGCTTCAACCGTCCGGCCCCCGTTCCGCCTTCCATCCGCAAGAATGACCGTCGCATTGTGTTCAAGAATCCGGTGACGGTTCCTAATCCCGCTGCGAAACCCTCCGGTCCTCGTGTGGTCTTCGATGAATTTAGCGAGAATCCCTTCCAGAATGGGGTGAAGGTCCGTCATTCAAAGTATGGCGTTGGAACCGTCATGAAGTGCTACGGAACCGGCGACAATGCCCGAGTGGATGTGGTTTTCGGTGATAATGTCACAAGAACCATCATCTTGAAGTATGCTGCCCTGCAAATCGTGAAGTAATTTTTTAGGGGCTAGGGGCTAGGATCTAGGGGCTAACCCTATACCCTATCCCCTGCACCCTGTACCCTATTTTGCAAACGGGTGTTGACATTTTTCTTGAAAAAAATTGCTAGTTTTTACCTTGAATAATATAAAAGAGGCTTTATGCTCGAAAATAGTGAAGTTTTGAAATTGGCTAAGCTGTCTCGTCTCAGCGTTTCTGAAGAAGAAATTCCGGCTCTCAAGGGCCATCTGGACAAGATGCTTGCTCATCTGGATGCCCTTCAGGCTCTGGATCTCTCCCATGTGGAACCGATGACCGCTGTTGAGAACGGCGCTACCATCCTCCGTGAGGATGAACCCACTCAGGGATTTTCTCTAGATCAGGCTTTTGCTAATGCCCCGGCAGTGGAAAATGACCACTTTGCCATTCCTAAGGTCATCGGCGGCTAATTTTCTTAGCCTGCTGTAGCCTTTTCGGAGTCCTATGGCTGTACATTGTATCGTTCCTGCCCGCATGGGTTCTTCCCGATATCCCGGGAAGCCTTTGGTGAAGATTGCCGGTAAGGAAATGATTGTCCGTACCATGGAGAGAGCTCTCCTGGCGGATTGCTTTGAACGTATTATTTGTGCTACTGACGACGACCGTATTGCGGAAGTCGTCTCTAATGCTGGCTTTGAATTTATTCTGACAGGGCCTGCAAGTACGGGGTCTGATCGTGTGGCCGATGCCGCCCGAGCCTTGGGCCTTGATCTGGTGGTGAACCTTCAGGGGGATGAACCTCTGGTGGAACCTTCGGTTCTATCCGACGTTGCCCTTGAACTAGAACGTCATCCTGATTGCTGGGTGACAGTTGCCTGCCCCCTCAATCCTGCTGAAGCCATGGTTAAGACTGTGGTGAAGGTCCTGGTAGATGGGGATGTGGCGGTGGACTTTACCCGCGAAGTTCCGCCTTCTGACGCTTCCCGATGGTTCCAACACCAGGGAATTTATGCTTATTCCAGACTTGCCCGCGAGGAATTTGCTTCCTTGCCCCAGAGTCCTATCGAATTGGAACGTTCCTTAGAGCAAATGCGCATTCTGGGAAAACGTCCTATTCGCATTGTCCAGAGTCCTTATGCCTCTGTTTCTGTAGATGTTCCCAGCGACGTTGCTGCTGTGGAATCTTTAATACATTCGGTTACTCCCTTCCGCATTCAGCCGGGAGTAGCCCATGAACGGCCCTGAGAAAAAAGTCGTCTATCTGGCTTTTTGCCTGTTTTTGGTGGGTGTAATAGTCCGCGTTCTTCCGTGGGGTTTGCCCTCTATGGATACGTTCCAGGTAGAGGATTTTACAAACAACTTAATTATACCTAGTGCGGATTCAGTAGCCTTGGTTCAGGTGGCTCCAGAGAATAATGGGACCACGGAAATAGAATCGAAAGTGATTAAAAAGGAGCGCAAAAAGAAGAAAACGGTGCAGTTGCCATTGCACATTAACACTGCATCGGCTGAGGATTTGTGTGCCCTAAAAGGGGTGGGTCCAAAGCTTGCGGAAAAGATTGTGACCCAAAGAGAGGCGAAAGGACCCTTTAAAACCCCCGAAGACCTGAAAAAAGTGCCTGGAATAGGCAAGAAAAAGCTGGAGGGTATACTACCTGAGGTGATTTTTGATTAGTTTTGTAAAGTAAAATTTTAATCATAAGTCGTTGAGTATATGAGTGATACGAAATTATACCTAGGTATTGAAGTGGCTGACGCCTCTCTAAAGGTTGCCCTCCTGGATGGTACGGAACGTCGTGTTCTTAAAACTGCCATTCTGGAAACCGAAACCAGCCCGCTGGTGGACGTCTACGCTTTCGAAGCGGTGCTTCAGGAATGGATGAAGTTCATCAATGTGGAAAACGTTGATGCAGTTTCCGTGTCTATCCCTGCATTCCGCTCTATTATCCGTCAGGTTTTTGTTCCCGCCGAGGCTTCCAAGAATCTGGATGACTACCTGAAGTGGTACGTGTCCCTCATTACCAATGCGGATGATGGTGTTTACGTCATTGACTACCAGATCATGAAGGGAGACGATTCCCTGGGTTATACCGTCATGCTCATTGCGGTTCGTCGCGAATGGGTGGATAACCTCCGTAAGGGCTTCCGTAACAAGTCCTTGACCCCGAAGTCTCTGGATGTGGACGTCCTTTCCTTGATGAACCTGATGGACTTTGCCGAACATGTTGCTGAATTGGAATGTGTGGTCAAGGCTGACTATGCCGGTGTGACCATGGTTTGGCTTACCAAGGATAACCTGCAGGCAATGCGCTGCGTTTCCACCTTGAATTTGGTGAACAAGTCCAGGGAAGAAGCTTACCAGATTCTTGCCGACGGTATTGCCGAACAGATGCGCCTGGCTCAGGAAGAAAATGCGGCTATTGTTGCTAAGATCGTAAATCTGTGCGGTGAAATGGCTAGCGATCTTGCCTTTGTGGAAACTCTTCGCCAGAAGCTGAGTGACAGCCAGCTGGTGCTGATGGATTCTTTCTCTAACCTTCGACTGCCGGTGGATGCCGAAGATGCCGCTGCAGTATTGTGCTGCTCCGGTGCAATCGGTGCTGCCCTTAATGTGATGGAGGGTGTATGATTCATTTGAACTTGATTGATGCTGCAGAACGTCTGTCTACTGTCGAAACAGTTGCTCCGGTTCATGTTACCAGCATTGCAGAAAGGAATAAGAAGAGCCGTAATAAGCTCTTGACCGCTGCCGTCGCTGCAATTTTTGCTGTGGTGGGCTTCAGCTGCTTCCTTAGCGTTAACGGTGTTCCTGATCCGCTTCAGGGACTGTTCCCCGCATCCTACTTGAACTTGATTGGTGCTGAAGATCCGTCTCTTACCGAAGTTCGAAGCGAAACTGGAATGCGGACTTCTGCCGGTGGTTCGCTTGAAAATCAGGCTTTGAATGCTGCAGCTTACGCCCGTCAGCGTGAGGCGATGACTGCAAAGCAAATCGTGGGTGAAATCAATCCCCAGGTTCTGTATAAGAAGACTCGTACGGATTACAATTCCTATCTGCCTCTCGAAAAGGTGTCCTACCAGAAGGCTTCCTTCGGTCAGTTCATCGCTTTCCTGAATACGGCGACTCCGGATGACGTTGGTTTCTCCGACTGTATTTATAAGGCTCCTAACTTCTTCTACGTTCGTGGCGTTGCTGTGAAGCCTACTTCCCAGCGTTCCTTCCTTGAACGCATGAAGTCTGTCAGCTCTAACTTCAAGACTCCTGCTCTTCCGGAAAATGCTCCTGCTACAGACATTACCGCTTACGGCCAGTACAACGTGAATAACGTGAAGCTGAACTCCGTTAACCAGTTCGTTCCCAGCGCAGAGGTTGCCGTGGAAGTTAAGAACCTGAAGTCCATGGCTTCCAATGTGAAGGTTTCGCTGTCTGGCCTGGAAAAGCCTGTCATTGAAGACTTCGGCGTTTACAAGCGCTATGCTTTCAATGTGACTTCTTCTGCGGACTTTAGCGACCTTCAGGCCTTCTTTGCAGCTTACACTGCATCCAATGCTCGCGTTGGTATCCAGCAGATTGAAATGAAGCACGCCAAGAAGGATCTGGTGTCCTCCATGCGCTTCGAAATGTACGTCGTTCCCTAGTAGAAATTCAAGATGCCTATTCGAATTACCGGAGGCACCTTGAGGGGACGTAACGTCCCTTCGCCTGATACATCCAAGACAAGGCCCACAGCGTCTCGTACCCGCGAGGCTCTGTTTAATATTCTGCAAGGAGTAGAGGGCTTCCGTATGCTGGACCTGTTCTGCGGGACCGGCATTATGGGGATTGAGGCTATCAGCCGAGGTGCCGCTTCTGTTACTGCGGTGGAAATGTCCAAGGTCCAGGCCAAACTGGTACAGCAGGCTTACTCTTCCCTTAAATTGGATAGCCAGGTTAATTTACTTGTAACCAGCGCGTTGACTCTTTCAAAGGATGTCCTCTGTAAGGACGAGGGCTTCGACTTGATTTATGCGGATCCTCCCTTTAAGGATATGGAATATCCGGATCTCCGTCCCTTCTGGGAATGGTTGAATCCTGGTGGCGTGGCGGTGTTTGAAGCGCCCACCAAGAACCTTCCGGCGTGGGCTAAGGAAGCCGAGGCCAACGATCTTTTGCAGATTCGAAAATACGGTGAATCGTCCTTGCTTATCTACCGTCAAACTTGCTAATTTATGGCTGTGAAAACGTCCAATAAGAATATCGCGGTTTTTGCAGGATCTTTTAATCCCTTCACTGTGGGACACCTGGACTTGGTGGCTCGCGGTGCAAAGTTGTTCGATGAACTCTATGTCTTGATCGGGGTGAATGCTTCCAAGAAGTATATGCTCTCTACTGAAGTCCGCAAGGCAATGATTGAAAAAGCCTGTAATGGACTGAAGAACGTGAAAGTGGTCGCTTATGACGGGTTGACCACCTCCTTCATGAAAGAGATTGGCGCGAAGGTTCTTCTTCGTGGTGTTCGTAATGGATCTGATATGGATTACGAACTTTCCGTAGATTGGAACAACAAACTGCTGTATCCGGAATGTGAGACGGTGTATCTGTCCTCTGATCGGGAACACCTGATGGTAAGCAGCAGCGTGGTTCGGGAACTCCTGAAGTGCGGCCTGGCGGAAACTGCCGATGGTCGCAAGAAGCTGAAGTCCTACGTTCCCGCATCCATTCTGAATGACTTAATTAGCGAATACAAGAAAAACAAGTAGTATTATGAGACCTTTTAGATTTTTGCCCAAGTGCCTTCGTGTGTTGCTGATTGCAAATGCTGTGGTATTTGGCATTGCTTTTATTGTTGGTGGCATTCTTGGTCTTCACCTGAATATTCCTGGCGTAGGCTATGGTAACGTTCGTGACATCATTGCTCATTTTGGCGCCTTCTGGCCTACCAATCCGCTCCAGGCCTGGCGTTATGTGACCTACATGTTTGTCCATATCGATTTCTGGCATTTCCTGTTTAATATGCTGATGCTCTGGATGTTCGGTTCCGAGGTGGCGGACATGATGGGCTCCAAGCATTTTGTGGGAATGTATTTCTTCTGTGGCATTTTTGCGGCTATCTTTAGCCTGGTCATGTGTATTCTGGGTTTGACCTACAATCCGATCATTGGTGCCAGCGGTGCCTTGATGGGAATTTTTGTGGCCTACTATAAGTTCTTCCCCAACCGCATGCTGCTCATGTTCTTCTTTTTCCCCATGCGCATTAAGTACGCCATGTGGTTCATGGTGGCGATTGATGTGCTGATGGCACCTTCCGGTGACGGGGTTGCTCACCTGGCTCATTTGGGCGGTGTTGTGGGTGGCTTTATCTACATGCGTCTTTATAACGGTGGTTTTGGCGGTTTACTGTCCAAACTTGGTAGCGCTGCAAAGAACGCTCGTGGTCCTAAGTTTAAGATGAATGACGGTGGTCGAAGCTATAGCGAGACCCGTCGTGCTCGCAATTCTAGTGAGCCTATTGAAGGCGAAGTCTTCGACATGGACGAAGATAAGCGTATGGATGAAATTCTGAAAAAGGTAAACCGCGAAGGAATTAATTCCCTTACGGATGCCGAACGTCAGTTCCTGCTACGTGCTGGTGAACGTATCCGCCGTCGTCGTGGAGGCATGTAATGAAGAAAATTCTCGGTGTTGGTGCCGCCCTCGTTGATATTCTGGCTAATGTCAGTGACGAATGGATGGACGCCCAGGGCGTTCAGAAAGGCGGCATGAATGCGGTGGACTGGCCTCAGATGGAAAAGTTCCTGAATAGTCTGGAAAAGCCTATTCGTGTTCCGGGCGGTTCTACCTGCAATACCATGGTCGGTATCGCAAAATTGGGCGGTAACGCCTCCTTCATCAGTAAGGTGGGGGAGGACGAACTGGGCCGTCTGTTCCAGGACCATCTGAAAAACTCTGGCGTGGAATCCAGGATGGGTATTTCCGATGTGGCAACGGGTTGCGTGTTCTCTGCAGTTACTCCCGATGCCCAGCGTTCCATGTGGACGTATCTTGGCGCCTCCAGCAACCTGGGGGAAACGGATTTTACCAAGTCCCTTTACGAAGGTGTGGACCTGGTTTTTGTGGAAGGCTATAACGCCTTTAATACCGAATGTTTCAAAAAATCTCTGGAGCTTGCTCACCAGATGGGTATTGAAACTGCTCTGGATTTCAGTTCCTTCGGTGTGGTTGATGCTTGCCGTAAGACGTTCGATGAACTGTTTGAACGTAAGATGATTGACATTATCATTGCCAACGAAGACGAAGCTTTCGCTTATGCCGGTGTGAAGGAAGAAGCTGCTCTGGACGTTCTTGCCAAGAAGGCTAAGGTTGCCGTGGTGAAGATTGGCAAGCGTGGCGCCTTGATTGCTAAGGATGGAATGGTCACTCGTGTGCAGGCTGGCTCTGCCAAGGCAATCGATACCACTGGCGCAGGCGACCTGTGGGCTGCAGGGTTTATCTATGGCTATATGAATGGCTGGGATATGGAACGTGCAGGCAACTTGGGCAGTGTGGTTTCTAACGAGGTGGTCCAAGTCATGGGTGCGCAGATTCCTGAAGAGGGCTGGAAGCGTATTTTGGCCCATCGAGGCTGATTTTGACACTCTAGATTGTGATAATCATTACCCTATGAGGGTTCCTTGAAAAAGTCGGTTTGTAAAGCCGGCTTTTTTAATATATCTTAAGGATATCACTGGAGGTGTTATGAATATCCTGAAAAGTATTTTAGCTTGTGGTTTGGCTTGGACTGCAGTATCCTTTGCTGACGATCGCGACGAAAATATATGCAATGAATTAGGCAACGATATTGTTAGCCTAAAGCTTGCCTATGTGGATGAATACTTATGGTATGGTGACAAGGATTTGGTTACAGCGGATTCCCAGAAAGTGGTTCGTCATGAAAGTTTTGAAAATATGGCTGCCATTGGTAAGGACTTTCCTTATAGCATTCCCTATTCTTTAAAGGCGGGCTGTATCGTCAGCAAGCAGGTGACTTACTCCTTTATGCAGTGGGATAACTCCAATAAGAAATGGGATGTGAATGGCGATAATCACGATTACGCTACCACCATTGTAGATATTCACGGGAATAGGACGGATACATTTGATTCCACCAACGCCTACAATCTTTTGCTGGTTCTTGCCAAAAATGCGGATTTTGACAAGGAATCCTATAGTTCGGATGAATTGTTTGTTTCCAAGACTTATGAACTGGCGTTTGAAAGCTGGTTTGCTACGGCGAACGTGTATGTGTCAAAGGATACTGTCATTAACGGACAAACCTATGGGTTGAGACGAACCTATTCCGGATATGCCATGGCTCAGGATTCCCTGAAGGTGGTGACAAACGCTGTTCAGTCTGTGAATATTCCGGAAGGCGTGAATAAAGTGGAACTTCAGGTATTCCATGCGATTATGAAGGATCCCAATAGGAAAATACCTGCGGCGGAATCTTCTAGCAGTGTAGAACCTGTGGTTGCGTCCTCTAGCAGTGTTGCTCCTGCGGAATCTTCTTCCAGCGAGGTGAGCGAACCTCCTCTGATGGTGAAGTCCTTGCAGGCTACTCCCGCAATCATGGGCGTTCGTCAGGTGCGTCGTCTGGATGGCTCTGTTGTGAAGTCTAATGAAACCATGAAACCTGGCGTATACTATGTGCAGGGTATGGATGGCCTGTGGAAAAAGCAGTTGGTCAAGACTCGCTAGCTTTGGCGTGTTTTTGGATGACTGACTTTTTTATATTGCGGTTATGAAATTTTTAAAGAGCTTTACCAGATTCCTTGCCTTGGTGGTCTGCATGGCCGTGACTTCTTTTGCGGAGGAACCTGCCACAGCTGATTCCGTAAAGACTGCAGAACTTCTGGAAGAAATTGCTATCCGAGATAGTGTGATGGCTATTCATGACAGTTCCTGTGCCGCAGAGAAGGATTCGCTTCGCTTTGCTATGAAAATGGAATCTTCCATGTGTGAAAGCTGGAAGCAGAGTTACGACACCATGAAGAAAAATTATGGGGAATGTAACCAGGCATTGAATGCGTCCTTAAATGAAAATGAGAAGAGTAAGGACGATGCGGAAGAGTCTCGTCAATCTGCGGTGAAGTCCAATATCGCTTCTTTTGCTAGCGGTCTTGGTTTAGGACTTCTGTTGTTCCTGCTTTTCTAATGGATGGGAACCCTATG
This window contains:
- the gatC gene encoding Asp-tRNA(Asn)/Glu-tRNA(Gln) amidotransferase subunit GatC yields the protein MLENSEVLKLAKLSRLSVSEEEIPALKGHLDKMLAHLDALQALDLSHVEPMTAVENGATILREDEPTQGFSLDQAFANAPAVENDHFAIPKVIGG
- a CDS encoding ATP-dependent helicase, encoding MANIVDAGVLDRELNAEQAAAAKKIDGPMLILAGAGSGKTRAITYKIAHIVSCHNVESDRILAVTFTNKAAREMKDRIQKLLDARLNFSWMGTFHSVCLKMLKLCLSKESVVAAMSDSTGKWFDGNFSIYDDDDQKRILKEIMKADNENVEASDIKKVHSAISRFKNTVLYKGGFATLQTPEVAKERADYPDEELRAKYYGLYQKKLRESNAMDFDDLLFNTVLMLQRQPKLAEQLAQRFRYVVVDEYQDTNDVQYELLKLLINDQRNVTVVGDDDQSIYGWRGANIKIIRNFHQDFAPVTVVKLERNYRSTSNIVQGAGSVIAHNIRPEGMEKVVFSKEEAGELIHVRNFMDDRGEASAIADTIAKAGPDFYAKTAVFYRTNAQSRALEKALNDRRIPSVIFGGTRFWDRKEIKDILAYLRLLSNDRDDAAFLRVINTPPRAIGKTTVENILEKERMGEGSFWENLLEEANGLSRSAPKLRGFTDLILTWKDLIKSGETPLPILAERIINDIGYKEFLRKEDEITADERIGNLDEMVNAIREFDEDHPGATLEAFLQDISLLTDGDKKVDTSKGLVTLMTIHMAKGLEFNTVHIAGCDEEIFPLVRGGMMASSQEMNEQMEEERRLFYVGCTRAEKILYLYHAERRFFQGNIRPFAPSRFLKELDPSVVDVQESGGFGDSFNDFNQDYPRQGGFSRPMRPSFPSSSGSSFPRRPSPSGNSFSGRSSSFGNNGGNSFNNGFNRPAPVPPSIRKNDRRIVFKNPVTVPNPAAKPSGPRVVFDEFSENPFQNGVKVRHSKYGVGTVMKCYGTGDNARVDVVFGDNVTRTIILKYAALQIVK
- a CDS encoding aconitate hydratase; translation: MLFNFDMIQATYARIPGRVAEARKQLGRPLTLAEKILYSHLIAGAESKTYARGTDFAEFNPDRVAMQDATAQMALLQFTTAGKSKVAVPSSVHCDHLIIAKEGVEIDLPKAKTDSKEVYDFLQSVSAKYGIDCWLPGAGIIHQVVLENYAFPGGMMIGTDSHTVNAGGLGMLAIGVGGADAVDAMVGLPWELKYPKLIGVKLTGKLQGFATAKDIILKLAGILTVKGGTNAIIEYFGEGARSLSATGKATIANMGAEVGATCSTFSYDDSMSRYLKVTGRADVAAAADKIAEHLKADPEVEAEPEKYFDRVVEIDLSTLVPHYNGPFSPDRAFAVTDMAESIKATEAKPESTPVVSAALIGSCTNSSYEDLFMAASMIKQALAKGLTPKCPLIINPGSEQVRYTAERDGLIDLFKQFGATIMTNACGPCIGRWDRAGADKKELNTIVHSFNRNFAKRADGNPNTHAFVASPLMAVIAALSGDIRFNPMTDTLTNMEGKAVKLDPPEQCELPPKGFDVKDAGYQAPAEDGSSITVTINPESKRLQVLAPFAAWDGKDIMGAPILIKAKGKCTTDHISMAGPWLNYRGHLENISNNMLIGAVNAFNGETNKVLCQCGSYKEVPELAKVYKNKGIGSIVIGDENYGEGSSREHAAMEPRFLGVKAVIVKSFARIHETNLKKQGMLALTFANPADYDKIQEQDVFDILGLTEFAPGKPLILAIHHKDGSEEKIQLNHTYNEQQWAWFKAGSALNLIKQNNK
- a CDS encoding 3-deoxy-manno-octulosonate cytidylyltransferase, which translates into the protein MAVHCIVPARMGSSRYPGKPLVKIAGKEMIVRTMERALLADCFERIICATDDDRIAEVVSNAGFEFILTGPASTGSDRVADAARALGLDLVVNLQGDEPLVEPSVLSDVALELERHPDCWVTVACPLNPAEAMVKTVVKVLVDGDVAVDFTREVPPSDASRWFQHQGIYAYSRLAREEFASLPQSPIELERSLEQMRILGKRPIRIVQSPYASVSVDVPSDVAAVESLIHSVTPFRIQPGVAHERP